A window of Candidatus Bathyarchaeota archaeon contains these coding sequences:
- a CDS encoding DUF47 domain-containing protein produces MEKKSYDWFEQRRKTRGLELAHDQITKAFDTVTWLQKATKSFSEKNPKEAKKYIENLYKAEEEVDALRTDVFMELSKGAALVADYREDLLHLVKRLDTLADHTKDAARCLEMLLEAEIPVELAQKTVFMTGKLVETAQTLRGSIEKISSAPNEAIREAKKVGEIEHAIDEEYLKSKGLFVKYGTTMNCGALVIFDDLIEFIEQAADMCADTADYILVLSSRE; encoded by the coding sequence GTGGAAAAGAAAAGTTACGATTGGTTTGAGCAGAGACGCAAAACCAGAGGCTTAGAATTAGCCCATGACCAGATAACAAAAGCATTTGACACAGTAACATGGCTACAGAAAGCCACAAAAAGCTTCTCGGAAAAAAACCCCAAAGAAGCAAAAAAATACATCGAAAACCTCTACAAAGCCGAAGAGGAAGTCGATGCACTACGCACCGACGTATTCATGGAGCTCTCCAAGGGTGCAGCATTGGTTGCAGACTACCGCGAAGACCTCTTGCACCTCGTTAAACGCTTGGACACATTAGCAGATCACACCAAAGATGCAGCAAGATGCCTCGAGATGCTTCTTGAAGCAGAAATTCCAGTTGAACTAGCCCAAAAAACCGTCTTCATGACTGGAAAACTTGTCGAGACAGCTCAAACTCTGCGTGGCAGTATAGAGAAAATTTCCTCTGCACCAAACGAAGCTATTCGTGAGGCAAAGAAAGTCGGCGAAATCGAACACGCGATCGATGAGGAATACCTTAAATCTAAAGGGTTGTTCGTCAAGTATGGCACAACTATGAACTGCGGTGCTTTGGTGATTTTTGATGACTTAATCGAGTTTATCGAGCAAGCTGCAGACATGTGTGCTGATACAGCAGACTACATTTTGGTGCTCTCAAGCAGAGAGTAA
- the dapA gene encoding 4-hydroxy-tetrahydrodipicolinate synthase gives MTTFSGCYTALITPMNRNREIDYEGLQQLVEFQIKNGAKGILAVGTTGESPTLDWNEHSKVIEKTHEYAGNRCLTIAGTGSNSTQETLDGTEHAYEAGVKTVLLVDPYYNGPSSLEIRKEYIEPIARRFPEVQIIPYIIPGRTGTQLLPQDIATLHAEFPNVRCVKEATGDLKNMELTRQLCGEDFDILSGDDDKTYTMMIAPDIRASGVISVISNVAPSALADMVHYVLDGNEEAASVIAQALQPLFNIVTVKTTEQSRYGPVACKARNPLAIKTLMNILGMPAGPCRQPLGKMTRNGIEVVLASARKVYEANPQVLQPVADHFGVDLKDRLYNEKYIEGLYYA, from the coding sequence TTGACAACATTCAGCGGCTGTTACACAGCACTAATAACACCCATGAACCGTAATCGCGAAATCGATTACGAAGGATTACAACAATTAGTAGAATTCCAAATAAAAAACGGGGCCAAAGGCATCCTCGCCGTCGGCACAACAGGCGAAAGCCCCACCCTAGACTGGAACGAACACAGCAAAGTCATAGAAAAAACCCACGAATACGCAGGCAACCGATGCCTCACCATCGCAGGAACGGGTAGCAACAGCACCCAAGAAACCCTCGACGGCACCGAACACGCATACGAAGCAGGAGTAAAAACGGTACTACTCGTTGACCCCTACTACAACGGGCCCAGCTCGCTTGAAATCCGCAAGGAATACATCGAGCCCATTGCACGCCGTTTTCCTGAAGTCCAAATCATCCCATACATCATCCCCGGCAGAACAGGCACACAACTCCTCCCGCAAGACATCGCCACATTGCATGCCGAGTTCCCCAACGTGCGTTGTGTCAAGGAAGCCACAGGCGACCTCAAGAACATGGAGTTAACGAGGCAGCTTTGCGGAGAAGACTTTGACATACTCAGCGGAGACGATGATAAAACCTACACGATGATGATTGCGCCCGACATCAGGGCAAGCGGCGTCATCTCCGTCATATCCAACGTTGCACCCAGCGCATTGGCAGATATGGTGCACTACGTTTTGGATGGAAACGAGGAGGCTGCAAGCGTCATCGCTCAAGCCCTTCAACCTCTCTTTAACATCGTTACCGTGAAAACCACCGAGCAAAGCCGATACGGGCCCGTCGCGTGTAAAGCTCGCAACCCCCTCGCAATCAAGACGCTCATGAACATTTTGGGTATGCCCGCTGGACCCTGCAGGCAGCCCCTGGGAAAAATGACCCGCAACGGCATCGAGGTCGTCTTGGCCAGTGCACGCAAAGTTTACGAAGCCAACCCGCAGGTTCTGCAGCCAGTCGCGGACCACTTCGGCGTAGACCTAAAAGACCGCCTCTACAACGAGAAGTACATTGAGGGACTATACTATGCTTAA
- a CDS encoding cupin domain-containing protein, whose translation MNICHYKCLQEKETCCTKSKVRKLTPTNSTKPEIELYEMAPAGFSPLHSHKAQHTLLVLEGEGAVFDGEKTLPIQLDDVVNIEANEPHQIRNIGKKPLKFLTITTQPKQ comes from the coding sequence ATGAACATCTGCCACTACAAATGCCTACAAGAAAAAGAAACCTGCTGCACAAAAAGCAAAGTCCGAAAACTCACCCCCACAAACTCAACAAAACCCGAAATAGAACTCTACGAAATGGCACCCGCTGGCTTCAGCCCCCTACACAGCCACAAAGCCCAACATACCCTCCTTGTGCTCGAAGGTGAAGGCGCAGTTTTTGACGGAGAAAAAACCCTACCAATACAGCTTGATGACGTAGTTAACATAGAAGCAAACGAGCCGCATCAAATAAGAAACATCGGAAAAAAGCCCCTAAAGTTCCTCACCATAACAACCCAACCAAAGCAGTAA
- a CDS encoding non-heme iron oxygenase ferredoxin subunit, with amino-acid sequence MPYPFIPKASTLIEAGVSLESGFIRVADTSEIAVGKTKKVTARDIEVLVANVDGNFYALDSLCTHYGGDLSEGKLEGNILTCPIHGAKFDVTTGNVVSPPTEPLDRPEIENLPTYPLKIENHGILIKIL; translated from the coding sequence GTGCCTTATCCTTTTATTCCTAAAGCTTCTACATTAATTGAAGCGGGTGTCTCTTTGGAATCAGGGTTTATCCGAGTTGCAGATACATCTGAAATCGCTGTGGGGAAAACAAAGAAGGTCACAGCAAGAGACATAGAAGTCCTCGTCGCAAACGTCGATGGCAATTTCTATGCTCTTGACAGTTTATGCACCCACTACGGCGGCGACCTCTCCGAGGGCAAACTCGAAGGCAACATACTAACCTGCCCAATTCACGGAGCAAAATTTGACGTAACCACCGGCAACGTTGTTTCCCCGCCTACGGAGCCGCTGGATCGGCCAGAAATCGAGAACCTGCCCACTTATCCGCTTAAGATAGAAAACCACGGAATATTAATCAAAATTTTATAA
- the dapB gene encoding 4-hydroxy-tetrahydrodipicolinate reductase, with translation MLKLCVAGAAGRMGHAIIAEALSKGHQIVGATEAPTSSAVGKSLRELGLASDTVITRDLSEALQNADVFISFTVPAADLVNIPLAADLGKRIVLGTTGFTPEQNRQVTAAMAGKVPAVFSPNYSVGVNILFKLAEQLRAFPQGYDFSINEIHHTGKKDAPSGTAKKLGEIISNVRGYTKTVSGREGISPRQPQDMEITALRAGGVAGIHDLIVAGPNEMLRIEHTAFTRNVFAQGAVYAAEWLSRQSEPKVYSMADVLGLV, from the coding sequence ATGCTTAAGCTCTGTGTTGCTGGTGCAGCAGGCAGAATGGGCCATGCAATCATTGCTGAAGCCCTATCTAAAGGTCATCAGATAGTAGGTGCAACCGAAGCACCGACCTCCTCCGCAGTAGGCAAATCTTTACGTGAACTAGGTCTTGCCTCCGATACAGTAATTACCAGAGACCTATCTGAAGCGCTGCAGAACGCGGATGTGTTCATAAGCTTCACCGTTCCCGCTGCCGACTTAGTCAACATCCCCCTCGCTGCAGACTTGGGCAAACGCATAGTCCTCGGAACCACAGGCTTCACTCCTGAACAGAACCGCCAAGTCACCGCAGCCATGGCAGGCAAAGTTCCCGCCGTGTTCTCCCCAAACTACAGTGTAGGCGTAAACATACTCTTCAAGTTGGCAGAACAGCTTAGAGCGTTTCCTCAGGGCTACGATTTCAGCATAAACGAAATCCACCACACAGGCAAAAAGGACGCACCAAGCGGCACAGCAAAAAAACTCGGCGAAATCATCTCAAACGTCCGCGGATACACCAAAACCGTCTCTGGACGCGAAGGCATCAGCCCACGCCAACCGCAAGACATGGAAATTACGGCTCTACGTGCAGGAGGCGTCGCAGGGATCCACGACTTGATCGTCGCAGGTCCAAATGAGATGCTACGCATTGAACACACAGCTTTCACTCGCAACGTATTTGCTCAAGGTGCAGTTTACGCCGCAGAGTGGCTTAGCAGGCAGTCAGAGCCAAAAGTTTACAGCATGGCGGATGTGTTGGGGTTAGTTTAA
- the cofD gene encoding 2-phospho-L-lactate transferase, with amino-acid sequence MVLYDSVRRGFTLKVTALAGGVGAARFLTGLTQLIPQKDLTVIVNTGDDIELFGLHISPDIDIVTYTLAGIVDEAKGWGIRGDTFHCLSQLKALGEDTWFNLGDQDLATHIYRTQRLQQGATLLQVTEEIRQHLGVKTKILPMSNDRFETRIVTPNGSVHFEEYFVKRQCKDEVLGVEFVGQATAKPAMGVLEAIDEADLVVVCPSNPLVSIGTILSVQGVREALKKTSAYMVGVSPIVAGAAIKGPADKMLRGLGLEVSAVGVAGLYCDFLDALVIDSQDAELKVRVEKLGLKVTVANTVMKSLEDKVALAKAVLDSKVSI; translated from the coding sequence TTGGTTCTCTATGACTCAGTTCGGAGAGGGTTTACTCTGAAGGTTACTGCACTAGCAGGTGGAGTTGGCGCAGCCAGATTCTTAACAGGTCTCACACAGTTAATTCCACAGAAAGACCTTACAGTTATCGTTAACACAGGCGACGACATAGAACTTTTTGGGTTGCACATTTCGCCTGACATAGACATCGTCACCTACACTTTAGCAGGCATCGTGGATGAAGCTAAAGGTTGGGGAATTCGAGGAGACACTTTTCACTGTCTTAGCCAACTTAAAGCCTTAGGCGAAGACACATGGTTTAACCTTGGCGACCAAGACTTGGCAACCCACATCTACCGTACCCAACGCTTACAGCAAGGCGCAACCCTGCTGCAGGTCACTGAAGAAATCCGCCAACACTTAGGAGTCAAAACAAAAATTTTGCCGATGAGCAATGACCGATTCGAAACCCGAATAGTCACACCTAATGGTTCAGTGCATTTCGAGGAATACTTTGTGAAGCGACAATGCAAAGACGAGGTTTTAGGGGTAGAATTTGTCGGCCAAGCAACCGCAAAACCAGCAATGGGGGTTTTGGAGGCGATTGATGAGGCGGATTTGGTTGTGGTTTGCCCAAGCAATCCACTGGTTAGCATCGGCACAATCCTGTCAGTTCAAGGTGTTAGAGAAGCTTTGAAGAAAACCTCTGCATATATGGTTGGGGTTAGTCCGATTGTTGCTGGTGCAGCGATTAAGGGTCCAGCTGATAAGATGTTGCGTGGTTTGGGTTTGGAAGTTTCAGCGGTTGGTGTAGCTGGGCTTTATTGTGATTTTTTGGATGCTTTGGTGATTGATTCACAAGACGCTGAGTTGAAGGTGCGTGTTGAGAAGCTTGGTTTGAAGGTAACTGTGGCTAACACCGTGATGAAGTCGCTTGAAGATAAGGTGGCTTTAGCTAAAGCAGTTTTGGACTCTAAAGTGTCAATATAG
- a CDS encoding SPFH domain-containing protein has protein sequence MPQVIEWSNVGAEDIVWRYPIEDITWGAQLIVKEYEMAVFFRDGKAYDVFGPGRHTLTTLNLPILTSLLTRLAGFGGNKPFKATVLFISTKIFAGKWGTRAQTTELAPLQVYGQFWFKIGDASLFVNEVVGGQKAYTTDSVNSFLRGFLNEKIIDELSHYDIVTVFTRLNETSVIVKNTLIDYFKRVGIELTDLRFEGIDTTPEYRERLFWLKTGQTAAGDVLRMETVKSAAASLGQGGGSGALGAGMVLIPQIMNQQGAPQAAPAAALVICPKCSEKVPATSKFCPNCGTPLAPPSQQAITCPNCGKSIPANSKFCPECGHKFS, from the coding sequence ATGCCACAAGTAATTGAATGGTCAAACGTCGGCGCAGAAGACATCGTCTGGCGCTACCCAATCGAAGACATCACATGGGGCGCCCAACTCATCGTTAAAGAATACGAGATGGCTGTGTTCTTCCGAGACGGAAAAGCCTACGACGTGTTCGGCCCCGGACGCCACACCCTAACCACCCTAAACCTACCCATACTAACGAGCCTCCTCACACGTTTAGCGGGCTTCGGTGGCAACAAACCCTTCAAAGCCACCGTGCTCTTCATCAGCACCAAAATCTTCGCAGGCAAATGGGGCACACGCGCACAGACCACCGAGTTAGCTCCTCTGCAAGTGTATGGGCAATTCTGGTTCAAAATCGGCGACGCCAGCCTATTCGTTAACGAAGTCGTCGGCGGACAGAAAGCCTACACCACCGACAGCGTCAACAGCTTCCTACGAGGCTTCCTAAACGAGAAAATCATCGACGAACTCAGCCACTACGACATAGTCACAGTGTTCACGAGACTAAACGAAACCAGCGTCATCGTCAAAAACACCTTAATCGACTACTTCAAACGCGTCGGCATCGAATTAACCGACCTCCGCTTCGAAGGCATCGACACCACACCCGAGTACCGTGAACGCCTCTTCTGGCTCAAAACAGGCCAAACCGCAGCCGGAGACGTCCTCCGCATGGAAACCGTCAAATCCGCAGCAGCAAGTCTCGGTCAAGGCGGCGGTTCAGGCGCCCTCGGTGCAGGCATGGTACTCATCCCGCAAATCATGAACCAGCAAGGCGCACCCCAAGCAGCCCCCGCAGCAGCCTTGGTCATCTGCCCCAAATGCAGCGAAAAAGTTCCCGCAACCAGCAAATTCTGCCCCAACTGCGGAACACCCCTTGCACCCCCCAGCCAACAAGCCATAACCTGCCCCAACTGCGGCAAATCCATCCCAGCCAACAGCAAATTCTGCCCTGAATGCGGACACAAATTCAGCTAG
- a CDS encoding KamA family radical SAM protein, producing MKEKLPTEDSISTLDQLKKHLNISPVTETQLERVLQAHPMLITPHYASLIDWTDPADPLKKMAVPSRQELNLEGSYDTSGEAENTKFPGIQHKYAETALLLATNTCAMYCRHCFRKRFVGLPTKEILKRLEDAAEYIKKHTEINNVLVSGGDPLTLSNRTIEKMLALLTKIPHIKAIRIGTRVPVTYPQRFDDGELLGIFKKYSTSQKRLYVVTQFNHPKEICPQSIKAVSELINAGVLINNQAVLLRGVNDKPETLATLMNNLVGIGVTPYYVFQCRPLTRVKSHFQVPIYDGLMVIEKAKAHCSGLSKRFKYIMSHVTGKIEILGIMDDEIYFKYHQAKDRKKIGAMFKYPVSRTAGWLDDFNPYEDQSQKELKIKQAIKWEIQEETN from the coding sequence GTGAAAGAAAAACTACCCACCGAAGACAGCATCTCAACTTTAGACCAGCTTAAGAAGCACCTCAATATCTCACCTGTAACAGAGACGCAGCTCGAGCGTGTACTACAAGCGCACCCCATGCTAATCACTCCACATTACGCATCTTTAATTGACTGGACCGACCCAGCCGATCCCCTAAAGAAAATGGCTGTCCCTTCCCGTCAAGAGCTAAACCTTGAAGGCAGCTACGATACAAGCGGAGAAGCCGAAAACACCAAGTTCCCCGGAATTCAACATAAATACGCCGAAACCGCACTGCTTCTGGCTACAAATACCTGTGCGATGTACTGCAGGCATTGTTTTAGAAAACGATTTGTTGGGCTGCCGACCAAAGAGATACTTAAACGCTTAGAAGACGCGGCTGAGTACATAAAAAAACATACCGAGATAAACAACGTTCTTGTCAGCGGCGGCGACCCCCTTACTCTGAGCAACCGAACAATCGAGAAAATGCTGGCGCTTCTAACAAAAATCCCCCATATAAAAGCCATAAGAATCGGCACAAGAGTACCCGTGACGTACCCGCAGAGGTTTGATGACGGCGAACTTTTGGGGATATTTAAAAAATACTCAACCAGCCAAAAACGGTTGTACGTTGTAACCCAGTTTAATCATCCAAAAGAAATCTGTCCTCAATCTATCAAAGCGGTAAGCGAGTTAATCAATGCGGGCGTTTTGATTAATAACCAAGCTGTTCTGCTCAGAGGCGTCAACGATAAACCCGAAACACTTGCCACCTTAATGAACAACCTTGTAGGTATCGGTGTCACGCCATATTATGTTTTTCAATGTCGCCCGCTTACCAGAGTTAAGAGCCATTTCCAAGTTCCCATATATGATGGGTTAATGGTTATTGAGAAAGCAAAAGCGCACTGTAGCGGTTTAAGCAAACGTTTCAAGTACATTATGTCTCATGTCACAGGGAAAATCGAGATTTTGGGCATAATGGATGACGAAATATACTTCAAGTATCATCAAGCAAAAGACAGAAAAAAAATAGGTGCAATGTTCAAGTATCCTGTAAGTAGAACGGCAGGGTGGCTTGATGATTTCAACCCCTATGAAGATCAGAGTCAAAAAGAACTCAAGATTAAGCAA
- a CDS encoding PadR family transcriptional regulator: MTKTANPEGIDELVSDFSRFYILTILYEGPTHGYSIINQFKKRVKKEISPSLVYPFLQQLQDKGLVKYTVEPVGEKERKIFELTPEGRELCTCLFKRFAGLVSIALEPSLSVCAHCGCKVYEGAYKEVIDGKETAFCCMHCAASYKECKRTAKQAK; encoded by the coding sequence ATGACAAAAACAGCCAACCCCGAAGGCATAGACGAATTAGTCAGCGACTTCAGCCGCTTCTACATACTCACCATACTCTACGAAGGCCCCACACACGGCTACAGCATCATAAACCAATTCAAAAAACGGGTAAAAAAAGAAATCAGCCCCTCACTGGTCTACCCATTTCTGCAACAACTCCAAGACAAAGGCCTAGTCAAATACACAGTGGAACCTGTCGGAGAAAAAGAACGCAAAATCTTCGAACTAACCCCTGAAGGTCGAGAACTCTGCACGTGTCTGTTCAAACGGTTCGCTGGTTTAGTCTCAATTGCACTTGAGCCAAGCCTCAGTGTTTGTGCCCACTGCGGTTGCAAAGTCTACGAAGGCGCCTACAAAGAAGTCATAGACGGCAAAGAGACGGCGTTCTGTTGCATGCACTGCGCAGCTTCGTACAAAGAGTGCAAAAGAACCGCCAAACAAGCAAAATAA
- the serS gene encoding serine--tRNA ligase: protein MLDIKLIRENPALVRENLAKRNNPECLQMLDELIALDKEWRANNTKLNDLRHERKQVTMEIAKLKKACQNADAAFAKAQQVDQQVTAAEKQVVEQEIKIKDYLLRLPNLLDATVPVGKDSTENVTVKTWGTPPKFNFQIKNHIDLALALDQVDMERAGKVSAARFFYLKNDVAMLDMALMHFALDELQKRGYTPVVPPYMMKRDAYEGVTALGDFEDVLYKIQGEDLYMIATSEHPLAAMYWNEVLKQDDMPIKLAGISTCFRKEAGAHGKDTRGIFRTHQFNKIEQFIFCKPEDSAKLHEELLENAEVLLQKLGLPYRVVNVCTGDIGTVAAKKYDIEAWMPAQGDYREVVSCSNCTDYQARRLGVRYRLKEGAPPLGPVHTLNSTAIATGRTIVALLENNQNEDGTINIPEVLRKYMGNREKITKKR, encoded by the coding sequence ATGTTAGACATCAAACTCATCCGCGAAAACCCCGCCCTCGTTAGAGAAAACCTAGCAAAACGCAACAACCCCGAATGCCTCCAGATGCTAGACGAGCTCATTGCACTTGATAAGGAATGGCGAGCTAACAACACAAAACTAAACGACCTGCGCCATGAACGAAAACAAGTCACCATGGAAATTGCTAAACTCAAAAAAGCCTGCCAAAACGCTGACGCTGCATTCGCTAAAGCTCAACAAGTTGACCAGCAAGTTACCGCTGCAGAGAAGCAGGTGGTTGAGCAGGAAATAAAAATCAAAGACTACCTTTTGCGGTTACCTAACCTCTTAGACGCCACTGTACCAGTTGGAAAAGACTCCACTGAAAACGTAACCGTCAAAACATGGGGCACACCGCCAAAATTCAATTTCCAAATAAAAAACCACATCGACCTCGCTTTGGCATTGGACCAAGTTGATATGGAACGCGCAGGCAAAGTCAGCGCTGCACGATTCTTCTACCTCAAAAACGACGTAGCCATGCTAGACATGGCTCTGATGCATTTTGCGCTTGATGAACTGCAAAAGAGGGGTTACACGCCTGTTGTTCCGCCTTACATGATGAAACGTGACGCTTACGAGGGAGTAACTGCGTTAGGCGATTTTGAAGATGTACTTTACAAAATTCAAGGTGAAGACCTCTACATGATCGCCACCAGCGAGCACCCGCTGGCTGCTATGTACTGGAACGAAGTCCTAAAACAAGACGACATGCCAATCAAACTTGCAGGAATCAGCACATGTTTCCGCAAAGAAGCCGGTGCACACGGTAAAGACACACGTGGTATCTTCCGCACTCACCAATTTAACAAGATCGAACAGTTCATATTCTGCAAACCCGAAGACTCAGCCAAACTACACGAAGAGTTGCTTGAGAACGCCGAGGTGTTGTTGCAAAAGCTTGGGTTGCCTTACCGCGTTGTAAACGTCTGTACAGGCGACATCGGCACAGTAGCCGCCAAAAAGTATGACATCGAAGCATGGATGCCTGCGCAGGGCGATTACCGCGAAGTTGTCTCATGTAGCAACTGCACCGATTACCAAGCAAGACGGTTAGGTGTCCGTTACCGCCTAAAAGAAGGCGCTCCTCCGCTTGGTCCAGTTCATACCCTTAACTCTACTGCTATAGCGACAGGTAGAACCATAGTTGCTCTGTTGGAAAACAACCAAAACGAAGATGGCACCATAAACATACCTGAAGTGCTAAGAAAGTACATGGGGAACAGAGAAAAAATAACCAAAAAACGCTAA
- a CDS encoding 30S ribosomal protein S3ae — MSAKSAKHIRDKWRSKTWYMVVAPSFFGNIELGSIPAQEEQMLIGRVVEATLYDITGDFSHHYLKMFFQINAVEGKTARTLFKGHEYSRDYLRSLVRRRTTKVDGLFNLVTKDGFKLRISVSALTLSRIKTSQEKIIREMMEKTIKDKAAALTMDQFVQEMVLGKIASDIYNQAKLVAPLRHVGIRKSKLIAAPTDLPKAAPLPAAEEESEEEAEAPAA; from the coding sequence TTGTCCGCAAAATCAGCAAAGCACATACGTGATAAGTGGCGCAGTAAAACATGGTACATGGTAGTTGCGCCATCGTTCTTCGGCAACATAGAGTTAGGAAGCATTCCAGCTCAAGAAGAACAAATGCTCATCGGCAGAGTCGTAGAAGCAACTCTCTATGACATAACAGGCGACTTTTCACATCACTACCTAAAAATGTTCTTCCAAATTAACGCGGTAGAAGGTAAAACCGCCCGAACCCTCTTCAAAGGCCACGAATATTCACGTGACTACCTAAGAAGCTTGGTCAGGCGAAGAACAACCAAAGTAGACGGGTTATTCAACCTCGTCACCAAAGACGGCTTCAAACTCCGCATCTCCGTCTCAGCACTCACACTTTCACGTATAAAGACTTCACAGGAAAAAATCATCCGCGAAATGATGGAGAAAACCATCAAAGACAAAGCCGCAGCACTTACCATGGACCAATTCGTTCAGGAAATGGTTCTTGGCAAAATCGCTTCAGACATCTACAACCAAGCTAAACTCGTCGCGCCACTACGTCACGTCGGTATTCGCAAATCCAAACTAATCGCAGCCCCAACCGATCTACCAAAAGCTGCACCACTGCCCGCCGCTGAGGAAGAAAGCGAAGAAGAAGCTGAAGCTCCCGCGGCATAA
- a CDS encoding NAD(P)/FAD-dependent oxidoreductase: MLVVTSNSGFQGEKVPLKYDVIIVGAGPAGIFSALELTENTNLNVLVIDRGNDIDQRKCPSSRGFECVHCEPCNVLNGWGGAGAYSDGKLTLSTEVGGWLNQYVSNKELQELVKYCDDIYIKFGASKEVFGVENEQVDEIERKASLAGLKLIKQEVRHMGTDKCLETLMRMRKYLEGKITFLPKTEVKGLIAEGNTIQGVETVNGEKIMGKYVIIAPGRGGAEWLQMEAQIRGLKTVNNPVDIGVRVELLASVMENLTKVLYEPKLVYYSRAFDDQVRTFCVSPYGEVTTESYDGVLTVNGGSHAETRTANTNFAILVSTQFTEPFKEPIAYGKYIARLSNLLSGGVMVQRLGDLERGRRSTPERLAHSVLSPTLKNATPGDLSFVLPYRYLADIREMLQALDKISPGVASPETLLYGVEVKFYSSHLQLNTSLETKIKNMFTIGDGAGVTRGLIQASASGVIVAREILKRENLLKA; the protein is encoded by the coding sequence ATGCTAGTTGTCACATCTAACTCTGGGTTCCAGGGAGAGAAAGTTCCTTTGAAATACGACGTAATCATCGTGGGCGCAGGTCCCGCAGGCATCTTCTCAGCATTAGAATTAACTGAAAACACAAACCTAAACGTATTAGTCATCGATCGAGGCAACGACATCGACCAACGCAAATGCCCCAGCAGCCGCGGCTTCGAATGTGTCCACTGCGAACCTTGCAACGTCCTAAACGGTTGGGGCGGTGCAGGAGCCTACAGTGACGGCAAACTCACCTTATCCACCGAAGTCGGAGGTTGGCTAAACCAGTACGTCTCCAACAAAGAACTGCAAGAACTCGTCAAGTACTGTGACGACATCTACATCAAATTTGGCGCCAGCAAAGAAGTCTTCGGCGTCGAAAACGAACAAGTAGACGAAATCGAACGCAAAGCCTCCCTTGCAGGTTTGAAGCTTATCAAACAAGAAGTCCGCCACATGGGCACCGACAAATGCCTCGAAACACTCATGCGCATGCGCAAATACCTCGAAGGCAAAATCACGTTTTTACCCAAAACCGAAGTCAAGGGGCTAATCGCCGAGGGCAACACCATCCAAGGCGTCGAAACCGTCAACGGCGAAAAAATCATGGGGAAATACGTCATCATCGCGCCGGGCAGAGGTGGAGCAGAGTGGCTGCAGATGGAAGCCCAAATCCGCGGATTAAAAACCGTCAACAACCCCGTTGACATCGGTGTCCGCGTCGAGCTTTTGGCTTCAGTTATGGAAAACTTAACCAAAGTGCTCTATGAACCTAAACTCGTTTACTATTCACGCGCCTTCGACGACCAAGTACGCACCTTCTGCGTTTCACCGTATGGCGAGGTCACAACTGAATCCTACGATGGTGTCTTAACCGTCAACGGCGGCAGCCACGCAGAAACCCGAACCGCCAACACCAACTTCGCCATACTCGTCAGCACCCAATTCACCGAACCCTTCAAAGAACCCATAGCGTACGGCAAATACATCGCCCGCCTATCCAACCTCCTCAGCGGCGGAGTCATGGTACAGAGACTTGGAGACCTTGAAAGAGGTAGACGCTCAACCCCTGAACGCCTCGCCCACAGCGTCCTTAGCCCAACACTCAAAAACGCCACGCCAGGAGACCTCAGCTTCGTTTTGCCCTATCGTTACCTCGCCGACATCCGTGAGATGCTCCAAGCCTTGGACAAGATTTCCCCAGGTGTCGCTTCCCCTGAAACGCTGCTCTACGGTGTCGAAGTCAAATTCTACAGTAGCCACCTACAGTTGAACACCAGCTTAGAAACCAAGATCAAAAACATGTTCACCATCGGCGACGGTGCAGGCGTTACACGTGGCCTCATCCAAGCCTCAGCAAGCGGCGTCATAGTGGCCAGAGAGATTCTAAAGAGAGAAAACCTCCTAAAGGCGTAA